The following coding sequences lie in one Anas platyrhynchos isolate ZD024472 breed Pekin duck chromosome 15, IASCAAS_PekinDuck_T2T, whole genome shotgun sequence genomic window:
- the SLC5A11 gene encoding sodium/myo-inositol cotransporter 2 has protein sequence METTSSTPVSVTPQWDVFPQKTLDSIDIAVLVLYFVFVLAVGLWSMWKTQRSTVKGYFLAGGQMVWWPVGASLFASNVGSGHFIGLAGSGAASGIAATAYEWNGMFCVLVLAWLFLPIYIAAGVTTMPEYLQKRFGGKRIQVFLAILYLFIYIFTKISVDMYAGALFIQQALHWDLYIAVVGLLAITAVYTVAGGLAAVIYTDALQTLIMLIGAVTLMVFSFVEVGGLGGLQTKYFDAIPSIRKENSSCGLPREDAFHIFRDPVNSDLPWPGVLVGMTIPSLWYWCTDQVIVQRSLAAKNLSHAKGGSLMTSYLKILPLFMMVMPGMISRVLFPDLVACADPEICRKICGNPSGCSDIAYPKLVIELLPVGLRGLMMSVMIAALMSSLTSIFNSASTIFTMDLWKQFRPRCSEWELMIVGRVFVLLLIVISILWIPLVQAGQGGQLFIYIQSISSYLQPPVAMVFILGCFWKRANEKGAFWGLVIGLLLGVIRLVLDFVYPEPQCGEQDRRPGVVRYMHYLYFSMVLAAISTLTVLVVSMLTEPPSEEMISRLTWFTRGDLPVKKDLAVSTSPDAAKGVCEAERPTLQIDISIASENSSNDNKCTTDTKRNSKLMKTFLWLCGMERRPENSENAAPTKPELPMASLEEKPLVKHVLNINLLITVCAGIFLWAYFA, from the exons GTGGGCGCATCCCTGTTTGCTAGCAATGTTGGGAGCGGGCACTTCATCGGCCTGGCTGGGTCAGGAGCTGCCTCAGGAATTGCTGCAACAGCCTACGAGTGGAAC gggatgttttgtgttttggtgCTGGCCTGGCTATTCCTTCCAATTTACATAGCGGCAGGA GTCACTACCATGCCAGAGTACCTGCAGAAGCGCTTTGGAGGCAAAAGAATTCAGGTGTTCCTGGCGATTCTCTACTTGTTCATCTACATCTTCACCAAAATATCG GTTGATATGTACGCTGGGGCCCTCTTCATTCAGCAGGCCTTGCACTGGGACCTCTACATTGCTGTTGTGGGCCTGCTGGCAATCACCGCTGTCTACACTGTTGCAG gTGGCCTGGCCGCGGTGATATACACAGACGCGCTGCAAACCCTCATCATGCTGATCGGCGCCGTGACTCTCATGGTCTTCA GCTTTGTTGAAGTTGGCGGTCTTGGAGGCTTGCAGACGAAATACTTTGATGCCATTCCCAGCATCCGCAAGGAAAACAGCAGCTGCGGCTTGCCAAGGGAAGATGCTTTTCACATTTTCCGGGACCCTGTTAACTCCGACCTTCCCTGGCCAGGGGTTTTGGTGGGAATGACCATCCCGTCCCTCTGGTACTGGTGTACAGACCAG gTCATCGTTCAGAGGTCCCTTGCTGCTAAAAACCTCTCTCACGCCAAGGGAGGCTCCCTGATGACCTCCTACTTGAAAATTTTGCCCCTCTTTATGATGGTAATGCCGGGCATGATCAGCCGGGTTCTCTTCCCAG ATCTGGTGGCTTGCGCAGACCCGGAAATTTGTCGAAAAATCTGTGGCAACCCGTCTGGCTGTTCTGATATCGCTTACCCTAAGCTGGTCATAGAACTTCTGCCTGTAG GACTCCGGGGCCTGATGATGTCCGTGATGATAGCAGCGCTTATGTCCTCCTTGACTTCCATCTTCAATAGTGCCAGCACCATTTTCACCATGGACCTCTGGAAACAATTCCGGCCTCGTTGTTCCGAGTGGGAACTCATGATCGTTGGCAG GgtctttgtgctgctgctcatTGTGATCTCCATCCTGTGGATCCCACTGgtgcaggctggccagggcGGGCAGCTCTTCATTTACATCCAGTCCATCAGCTCCTACCTGCAGCCCCCTGTGGCAATGGTGTTCATACTGGGTTGCTTCTGGAAAAGAGCAAACGAAAAG GGCGCGTTCTGGGGCCTGGTGATCGGGTTGCTGCTGGGCGTCATCCGACTGGTGCTGGACTTCGTCTACCCGGAGCCCCAGTGCGGGGAGCAGGACCGCAGGCCGGGCGTGGTGAGGTACATGCACTACCTCTACTTCTCCATGGTCCTGGCTGCCATCTCCACGCTCACCGTGCTGGTCGTGAGCATGCTCACAGAACCCCCCTCGGAAGAAATG ATAAGTCGGCTTACCTGGTTCACACGCGGGGATCTACCAGTCAAGAAAGACCTAGCAGTCAGCACTTCTCCTGATGCTGCAAAAGGAGTGTGTGAAGCTGAGCGTCCCACTCTCCAGATTGATATAAGCATTGCCTCTGAAAATAGTtcaaatgataataaat GCACGACTGACACCAAAAGGAACTCGAAGCTGATGAAGACCTTTCTGTGGCTCTGCGGGATGGAGCGCAGACCGGAAAACTCTGAGAACGCGGCGCCGACTAAACCCGAGCTTCCCATGGCTTCCTTGGAGGAGAAACCGCTGGTGAAACATGTCCTGAACATCAACTTGCTAATAACTGTGTGTGCTGGGATCTTCCTCTGGGCCTACTTCGCATAG
- the TEX47 gene encoding testis-expressed protein 47 isoform X1 yields MESELLPAGTGPSTGPEPDPPAAEGPWPLPRGAATEAAQWDSAEPAAPERQNLLGLRRLQRHGQEQARFPLHRLLVTARLGEAVAEQEVAGYHRGLFEYASKYNSREPVSGLLLVCSSYVLHVVESCSSTIHLVIRDLASLQDQGPSALLQDIKVAVVAHNIPTRQFPDWNVSVVTSPVTHLEDTTESQPAEGTVTECLNLLFRVAACTPKPAEDDSEDVTDSPYILVPDLQIPAETISRLCRAKECTSPGDFLRMYLSPLQLALDSGTLRMVLGMSIPFSHMATVLAHDTELGDRRAHYRAGAVTRSQQAPSLPRCT; encoded by the exons ATGGAGAGCGAGCTGCTCCCGGccgggaccggccccagcacggGTCCAGAACCGGACCCGCCGGCCGCTGAGGGGCCCTGGCCCTTGCCCCGCGGCGCGGCCACGGAGGCGGCCCAGTGGGACTCGGCGGAGCCCGCGGCCCCGGAGCGGCAGAACCTCCTGGGCCTGCGGCGGCTGCAGCGGCACGGCCAGGAGCAG GCCCGGTTCCCCCTGCACCGGCTGCTGGTGACGGCGCGGCTGGGCGAGGCGGTGGCggagcaggaggtggcag GTTATCACAGAGGATTGTTTGAATATGCCTCAAAATACAACTCAAGAGAACCAGTCTCAGGTCTGCTGCTTGTCTGTTCAAGCTATGTTCTTCATGTAGTGGAG TCTTGCAGCAGCACAATACATCTCGTCATCCGAGATCTAGCTTCTCTCCAAGATCAAGGTCCCAG TGCTTTACTTCAGGACATTAAAGTTGCAGTGGTAGCACATAACATCCCCACCAGACAGTTCCCAGACTGGAATGTGTCAGTGGTGACATCTCCTGTGACACATCTAGAAGACACAACAGAGTCACAGCCTGCAGAAGGGACAGTCACAGAGTGTCTTAATCTCCTGTTCAGAGTGGCAGCCTGCACACCAAAACCTGCTGAG GACGACAGTGAGGACGTGACCGACAGTCCGTACATTCTTGTACCCGACCTGCAAATCCCAGCAGAGACAATTAGCCGTTTGTGCAGAGCCAAAGAATGTACAAGCCCAGGAGACTTCCTGAGAATGTATTTAAGTCCGTTACAACTTGCCCTGGATTCAGGTACACTGCGCATGGTTTTAGGGATGAGCATCCCATTTAGTCACATGGCTACAGTTCTGGCTCATGACACTGAACTTGGAGATAGAAGAGCTCATTACAGGGCTGGAGCCGTGACCCGCTCCCAGCAGGCACCTTCCCTCCCAAGGTGCACCTGA
- the TEX47 gene encoding testis-expressed protein 47 isoform X2, whose protein sequence is MESELLPAGTGPSTGPEPDPPAAEGPWPLPRGAATEAAQWDSAEPAAPERQNLLGLRRLQRHGQEQARFPLHRLLVTARLGEAVAEQEVAGYHRGLFEYASKYNSREPVSGLLLVCSSYVLHVVESCSSTIHLVIRDLASLQDQGPSALLQDIKVAVVAHNIPTRQFPDWNVSVVTSPVTHLEDTTESQPAEGTVTECLNLLFRVAACTPKPAEDDSEDVTDSPYILVPDLQIPAETISRLCRAKECTSPGDFLRMYLSPLQLALDSEAVWPIPSHLSA, encoded by the exons ATGGAGAGCGAGCTGCTCCCGGccgggaccggccccagcacggGTCCAGAACCGGACCCGCCGGCCGCTGAGGGGCCCTGGCCCTTGCCCCGCGGCGCGGCCACGGAGGCGGCCCAGTGGGACTCGGCGGAGCCCGCGGCCCCGGAGCGGCAGAACCTCCTGGGCCTGCGGCGGCTGCAGCGGCACGGCCAGGAGCAG GCCCGGTTCCCCCTGCACCGGCTGCTGGTGACGGCGCGGCTGGGCGAGGCGGTGGCggagcaggaggtggcag GTTATCACAGAGGATTGTTTGAATATGCCTCAAAATACAACTCAAGAGAACCAGTCTCAGGTCTGCTGCTTGTCTGTTCAAGCTATGTTCTTCATGTAGTGGAG TCTTGCAGCAGCACAATACATCTCGTCATCCGAGATCTAGCTTCTCTCCAAGATCAAGGTCCCAG TGCTTTACTTCAGGACATTAAAGTTGCAGTGGTAGCACATAACATCCCCACCAGACAGTTCCCAGACTGGAATGTGTCAGTGGTGACATCTCCTGTGACACATCTAGAAGACACAACAGAGTCACAGCCTGCAGAAGGGACAGTCACAGAGTGTCTTAATCTCCTGTTCAGAGTGGCAGCCTGCACACCAAAACCTGCTGAG GACGACAGTGAGGACGTGACCGACAGTCCGTACATTCTTGTACCCGACCTGCAAATCCCAGCAGAGACAATTAGCCGTTTGTGCAGAGCCAAAGAATGTACAAGCCCAGGAGACTTCCTGAGAATGTATTTAAGTCCGTTACAACTTGCCCTGGATTCAG AAGCCGTTTGGCCCATTCCCTCCCACCTCTCTGCATGA